The Corallococcus silvisoli genome contains the following window.
GCGGGCGGAGGCGCGGGCGCGGTCGCACCTCCAGGCGTGAGGCCCATGTGGGACCCTGTGTGGATATGCCTGGAGGGGAAACGCGAGGAGGGTGTCGATTGGGGTGCTTCTCATTCGACGTGGGGATAGAAGCCCGCGCACTTCCTCCGAACGCAGCACGCCCCCTTCCTGGAGCACCCCATGGACACCCCCCTTCCTGCCTCCTCCTCCGCGACGGAGGCTTCCCCGAAGAAGAAGTCGCTGACCCGCCACCTGCCGACGGTGGCCCGCGTCTTCATGGGGCTCATCTTCTTCGTCTTCGGCCTGAACGGCTTCCTGGAGTTCATCCCGCAGCCGCCCATGGATCCGGCGGATCCGGCGGTGGCCTTCGGCATCGCGATGAAGGCGACGGGCTTCCTGTTCTGGCTGGTGAAGGGCACGGAGACGGTGGTGGGCGCGCTGCTCCTGACCAACCGCTTCGTCCCGCTGGCGCTGGCGCTCATCGCGCCCGTCATCGTGAACATCTTCCTGACCCACGCGTTCCTGGCGCCGGCGGGCCTGGGCCTGGCGGTGGTCCTCCTGGTGAGCGAGCTCTTCCTGGCCTGGTCCTACCGGGCGGTGTACCGCCCGATGCTCGCCCTGCGGGTCAGCCCCGGCGCGTGAGGCCGATGGCGAAGGGCGACCTGTCGCCGCCCCTCGCCGCCGGCTTCATGGACGACCGAACGCGCCTGATACGTCAGTCGCGGGCGGGCCGCGGCGGCGATCCACCGCGCCCGTGGTGACGAGCTCCTCGCCGGAGCTCACCGCCAGCGACCGCTGCTCCATCGCGGCGGCGCTCGCGGGGGGCAGGCCCGCCCAGTCGCGCAGCCGCGCCAACGCCACGGCGCGCTCCGCGCTGGGAAGCTGGCTGATGCCCGAGCCGTGATTTCCGCCCGGCACGTAGAACCGGTACGAGTCATTGCTGGCGCGCACGGAGAAGGCGCCCGTGGACCAGGGGTCGTTCTCCCCGTAGATGAACAGCATGCGCTGTCCGAACGCCTTCACCCAGCCTTCGATGAGGGGCATGGCGAAGGGGTTGAACCGGTACGGCGTCATGTCGAACGGCACGAGCGCGGACGGGACGTACTGGCCCGGGTAGCGCTGCACGCCGCGCAGGTGGCGCTCCTCGGAGTCATAGCTGCCCAACTGCGTGGCCGCCTGGAAGGCATAGGGCGCGTAGTACTCCGAGTCGGAGTCGCTCATGTACGAGAGGCCCACCACCCAGTCCAGGAAGTCCACGATGTCCTGGGCGGGGCCGCCCCGCGCGGGGATGGCATCGCACAGCGAGGCGTCGCCGTACTGCCAGAACGCGAAGGCGAACTCGAGGACGGTGAACTCCAGCGCCTTGTCCACGCCGAGCATGTTGTACGTCAGCCCCTGCGCCTGGGTGGTCTCCACGAAGCGGGGCTCCACCTCCGCGCGCCGCTCCAGCGTCTCGCGCTGGAAGACGCGAATCTTCTCCCGGCACTCCGGGGTGCCCAGCTTCGCGAGGAACCGCACGTAGCGCGGGTCCTTCGTGCCGTAGCTGTTCGGCGCCACGTAGGCCACCGTGGCGTCCACGTCGTTCGGGTAGAACGCCCGGTGATACACGGACGCCATGCCACCCTTGCTGCCGCCGGTGCTGATCCACTTGCCGGGAAAGAGGGGCTTGAACGCCTGGACGACGCGGTGATGGTCCGCCGCGGCCTGCTCGATGGAGAGCAGCTTCCAGTCCGCGGGGGTCGGACCCGAGGGCTCGAAGAAGCGGTGCCCCATCAGCAGCTGGTTGCCCCCGAGCAGCCGGGTGGGCTCGTACTGGGAGAAGAACGGGCTGATGCCGTAGCCCGTGCTGGCCAGGACCATGGGCGCTTCCGCGCTCCGGTAGAGGAGCGTCATCCGCTGCAGGAAGCGCGCGCCGTTGGGATGCCAGTGGTCCGCTGGCTGATCATAGCTCATCAGGAAGAAGCGAACGCCCGGCGCCGGAGACGCGGCCTCCAGCACCGCGAGGCCCGGGATGGCTTGCAATTGCGTCAGGATGTCCGGCGCCGCGTCCTGCGCGCGCACCCGTGTCTGGGATTCTTCCACGGCGTTCGGGACGGCGGCTTCGGGGGCGGCCTCGGGGCCGCCGCAGGCCTGGAGTCCCAGGGCGAGCGCGAGGGCGAGCAGCGAGGGACGTCGCGGGAATCGTTTCATCTGTGTGGGTCCTCCCGGGTGGAGTGGCCAGGCGAAGATGCCGGGTCCGCGTTTCCCATGAAAGGACTTGGCAGGTGATCGCAGACACTCCTTGCGCCGTGGCGTGTATTGTTGGGGGGCGCCACGCGGAGCCTCTGTTCCGGGCACCGGCGCGGCCTTAAGGTCGCGGGCCATGAACGTCTATGAGATTCGCGGTGCCTTCGGCCTGGAGAACCTCACGCGCGCGGGGCGGCCGGACCCCACGCCTGGCCCCTTCCAGGTGCGCGTGCGGGTGAAGGCCACGAGCCTCAACTCGCGCGACCTGATGATGGTGGAGGGCCGCTACAACCCGCGCCAGAAGCTGCCGCTCGTGCCCAACTCGGACGGGGCGGGCGTGGTGGACGCGGTGGGCCCGGGCGTCACCCGGGTGAAGCCCGGCGACCGGGTGATGACGCTGTTCGCGCAGGCGTGGCAGGCCGGTGAGCCGACGAAGGCCATCGTGGGGACGACGCTGGGCGGCCCGCTGGATGGCGCGCTCGCGGACACGGTGCTGCTGCACGAGGACGGCGTGGTGCCCACGCCCGCGTACCTGTCCGACGAAGAGGCCGCCACGCTGCCCTGCGCGGCGGTGACGGCGTGGAGCGCGCTCGTCACGCAGGGCGGGCTCAAGGCGGGCGACACGGTGCTGGTCCAGGGCACGGGCGGCGTGTCCATCTTCGCGCTGCAGATCGCCCGGCTGTTCGGCGCGCGCGTCATCGTCACCTCCAGCCGCGATGACAAGCTGGAGCGCGCCTTGAAGCTGGGCGCGCAGGAGGGCATCAACTACCGCACCACGCCGGACTGGGAGAAGGCGGTGCGCACGCTGACCGGGGGCGTGGGCGTGGACCACGTGGTGGAGGTGGGCGGCGCGGGCACCTTCGAGCGCTCGCTCAAGGCGGTGCGCGTGGGCGGCACCGTGTCCGTCATCGGCGTGCTCTCCGGCGGCGCCGGCACGGTGTCACTCATCCCCATCCTGATGCAGAACCTGCGCGTGCAGGGCGTCCTCGTGGGCCACCGCGAGTCCTTCGAGGCCCTGACCCGCGCGTTCGCGCTCAATGACATCCACCCGGTCGTGGACCGCGTGTTTCCCTTCGCGGAGGCGCGCGCCGCCTTTGAACACATGAAGCAGGGCGCGCACTTCGGAAAGATTGTCATCCGGGTGGGCTGACCCACGCGAAGTGGAAGTGCGCCTCCAGCGTGGGCGCCGTGGCGCTCTTCGGCAGCGGAGGGAACGGCGCCGCCTTCTTCACCGCCGCGAGCGCGGCGGCGTCCCACGCCTTGGAGCCGGACTCCGTGAGGATGGCGGTGGAGAGCAGCTTGCCGTCCTTGTCGAGGATGGCCTGGACGATGGTCTTCTTCCCCAGCGCCGGGGTTCCCTTGGGGCCCGGCTGCTTCCAGGCCTTCGCGACGCGCTGGAAGGTCTGCTGCTGGTAGGTGGGGCTGTCCAGCGAGCCCTGGAAGTAGGTCTGGAGCTGGGGGCTGCCGTTCGCGGCGGCCAGCGCCCCGGAGGCCAGGGCCAGCGTGAGCACCACCGCGGCGGGGGTTGGGATGCGGAGCATGGGCCGAATATAGGGCCCGCTCAGGTCCGCGGCTCGGGGCCCTTGGGCGCGGGCGCCTTCGTCTCCGGGGGCTTTCCGGCGGCGCGCTCCGGGAGCCAGGACAGGTCATACACCGCCGCGTCGCCCGCGCTGCGCATCAGCACGACGGACGCGCCGCGCGCGCCGCTCATCTCCAGGCCCGCGGCGAACAGGCCCCGGTAGAAGCCCGAGATGACCACCGGCCGGCACGTGAGCACGTAGCGCGTGGGCCCCGTCTGCTCCAGCCGCGCCTCCAGGTAGTTGGTGCCCGTGCGCAGGTTGCGCGTCATCCGCTCCAGCATCCGGTGCGGGCCCAACAGCCGCACGCCCGCCAGCAGCGCGCTGCCAATCAGCGTGGCCCCGTAGCCCTCCAGGAAGCGCCGACCCACCACCTCCGCGCCGTCGTCCAGCGAGGCCGTCGGTGCCAGCACCGACGCCGCCAGCTTCAGCGACTCCACCCAGACCTCCAGGGGATAGGCGACCGCTAGCTTCCCGCGCGGGTCGATGCCTGCCTCGCGCAGCTGCCGCGCGCACGGTTCGTCCAGGCGGTCACCCAGGGCCCGAATCAGCCCTTCGAAGCTCTGCTGGAAGACAAGGCGTTCGAGAGTCGGCATGCCTTCCCACGCTACCCGTGTGAGCGGGGCTGTCTCAACCCGGTAGGTTCCCAGAATTCGAGAACTTTACGGGGATTGTTTGAAAACGCGGTGCGGCAGGAGGTTCGACGGGTCGGTCGACGTGTCGAAGGGTGCGGGGATGGGAGCCGCGGGGGCGCGGCGCACCCGTGCGGCGAGGGCTTGGCGGTAGGGTGGCGGTCGCATGCCGCACGACCCTTTCGCCGATGTCTCCACGGCCGCGATGCAGGAGCGCGGAGGTCCCCGGAGCGCTCCCCGTGCCATCCCCGCGCTGACGGTGGTGTCCCATCCGGTGCCCCGGCGCGTGGGAGAGCGGAGCGTGCTCGACGCGGTGGCGGCGGGGCGCACGGTGGCCCTGTCTCGCAACGGACCGGACTTCGCGAAGCCGGGCAGCGCGTTGGGGCTGCCGCTGGCGGACCCCTTCGTGAGCCGCAAGCCGCTGGAGCTCTCCGCCTTGCCTGATGGCGGCGTGCGGCTGCGGGTGCCGGAGGACGGCACGCACGTGGCCGTCGCGGGCGCGCTGCTTCAGGGGACGCGGGACTTCGGGCCCGCTGAGGTGGCGGAAGGCGTGGCGCTGGAGCTGGCGGGCCGCGTGGTGCTGCTGTTGCATCAGGTGGAGCTGGACGGCGAGGGCGTTGGGGACACGCTGGGCATGGTGGGGGAGAGCGCGGGCCTGCGGCGGCTGCGCCGGCACATCGAGCGGGTGGCGGACCTGGACGTGTCCGTGCTCATCCGGGGCGAGACGGGCACGGGCAAGGAGCTGGTCGCGCAGGCCATCCACCGGCTCGGGTCGCGCCGGGCCGGGCGCTTCGTCAGCGTCAACCTGGGGGCCATCCCCAAGGAGCTGGCGGCGGCGGAGCTGTTCGGTTCGCACAAGGGGGCGTACTCGGGGGCGACGCGGGACCGCGAGGGCTTCTTCCGCGCCGCGCACGGCGGCACCTTGTTCCTGGATGAGGTGGGCGAGGCTCCCGCCGAGGTGCAGGTGATGCTCCTGCGCGTGTTGGAGACGGGGGAGCTGTACCCCGTGGGCGCCAGCCAGCCGGTGGCGGTGGATGTGCGGCTCATCGCCGCCACGGACGCGCACCTGGAGGCGCAGATCCGCGATGGGCGCTTCAAGGCGCCGCTGCTCCATCGGCTCGCGGGCTACGAGCTGCGCGTGCCCTCCCTGCGCGAGCGGCGCGAGGACCTGGGCCGGTTGTTCTTCCACTTCGCGCGCGAGGAGCTGGCGGCGCTGGGGGACGTGGGCCGGCTGGACACGGAGGATCCGCACGCGGAGCCCTGGCTGCCCGCGCCGCTGGCGTCGCGGCTGGTGCGGGCGGCGTGGCCGGGCAACATCCGGCAGCTTCGGAACCTGACGCGCCAGCTGGTCATCGGCGGTCGGGGGCAGGCGCTGTTGCAGGCGGACCCGCAGCTGGATGAAGCGCTCGGGGGACCGGACGTGCCCGTGCCGACGACCCCGGGCGCGCGGGGGGAGGCCACCACCGGGCCGGCGCCGGACGCGCGGGGGATGCCCGGCGATGCCGCGAAGGCTCCCGAGGCCCGTGAGCCGGGCGTGCCCCGTCGCAAGCCCTCGCAGGTGACAGAGGCGGAGCTGCTGGCCGCGCTGAGGGCGAGCGCGTGGGACCTGAAGGCGGCGGCGGACGCGCTGGGGATTCCGCGGCCGTCGGTCTACGACCTCATCGACAAGAGCCCGAACCTGCGCACCGCGGGCGACCTGGACGCGGAGGAGATTGCCCGCTGCTTCGAGGCGTGTGGCGGCGACCTGGACGCGATGGTGCGCACGCTGGAGGTGTCGAAGCGCGCGCTGGGGCGGAGGCTGAAGGAGCTGGGGCTGAGCGCGAAGGGACCTTGAGCGGACGCGCGTGACGCGTGGCACGCTGCCTGCTTAGGCGGTGGTTCAACTCTTCCTGGAGACGTCTCATGTCGCGTAACCGCGTCCTCTTCTCGCTGTGCCTGGCTGGAGCCCTGCTCGGGGCCTGTGCGTCCGTGTCCCGTTCCTCGTCCGACACCGCGCGGAGCGAGGCCGAGCCGGTGCAGCCCTGCGCGTCGAGCCCGGACGCGGGCACGGCCGATGTGGTGGTGGACATCACCGCGGACTCCGACGGCAAGGTGCACTTCAGCTCCAAGACGGTGAAGGTGGAGCCCGGCCAGACGGTGGTGTTCGTGTCCCAGGTGCAGCAGGACCGCTGCATCGGTGTGTCGGACGCGTCGCTCTTCAAGGAAGGCGCGGTGAATCCGTTGCCGGTGCCCGCCTGCCAGAGCGCCTCGTGGACGCTGCGCAACAAGGACGCGCAAGGGCAGCACTCGCTGTGGTCGTGCGCGACGAGCGACTGCTCGAAGTGCACCCAGCCCCAGGGCATCACCGAGACCATCAACGGCACGCTCGAGGTCACGGGCCGCGGCGAGGACTAGTCCGACGGCATCCGGGCGAGGGCCTGGCGCAGGTCGTCTCGCAGGCGGTTCGCGTCCTTCCATCCCGGCCGCGCGGTGAGCACGGCCTCGGTCAGCGTCAGGCCCCGCTGGAGGTGGGCGCGCGACGCCTTCCTCGCGCCCCACTCGCGCAGGAAGGCGCCGTAGGCCAGCCGCGAGTCCAGGTTCGCGGGCTCCAGGTCCACGGCCTGCTGGAAGCTCCGGGCGGCGGCCTCGAAGGAGGCGTCGTCGGGCGCCTCGCCATGCAGGGCCCTCCCGCGTGCCTCCAGCGCCTGGGTCTCCGCCTTCCATCGCCACGCCTGCGCGAGCGACGGGTTGAGCTTCAGCGCGCGCTCCAGCGCCTGCGTGGCCTGGGCGAGCGCGGCCCGCGGATCTCTCCCCTGCTTCAGCGCGAAGGCGGCCACCGTCTGGTGCACCTGTCCCAGGTTGGCCCACGGCTGCGCGAGCCCGGGCAGCAGGGCCGTGGCCTGCTGGAGCGCGGCCTGGGCCTGCGTCGCGCTCGCGGTGGGGTCCTGGCCGCTCAGCAGCGTCCAGGTCGCGCGCCACATGCGCACCTCGCCCAGGTTGTTGTGCGCGAAGCCCACGGAGGGGGCCGCGGCGATGGCCTGCGTGAAGGCGCGCTCCGCCTCGTCCAGCAGGGGCGCTGGCGCGTCGCCCCGGTCCCACGCCTCGCGCGCCTGGTCGAGCAGCACGGTGCCCACGCCATTCAAGAGCGGAGGCAGGCGCGGGTTGATGGCGACGCCCTGGCGATAGCACTCCAGCGCGCGGGCGAGCCCCGGCCCCGCGGCGCCGCCGTGGTCGCGCTGGCGCAGGGCGAGCGTGCGGTGGACCTCGCCCAGGTAGAACCACGGCACGACGTGGCCCGGGTCCAGGGCGCTGGCGCGCTCCAGGGCTGTTCGTGCCTCTTCCAGGTCGCGGTCCGGGGACGGGGCCTTCGGGTGGTTGGCGCGGTTCACGTACGCGGTGCCCAGGTTGATCCACGCGTCCGGCCGCTTCGACTCCAGGGCCAGCGCCCGCTGGTAGGCCTCGATGGCCTTCGCTCGGAAGGGCAGCGAGTCCCCGCCGCGTCCGTCCTCGGAGTCCGCCCACACCTTGAAGACGAGGCCCAGGTCCAGGTGGAAGTCGTAGTCGCGCGCGGACTCTGGGATGGACTCGAAGCCGGCCACGGCGGCCTGGAGCTGTTCGCGTGCGTCCTCGTTCCGGTCCTGCCGGTAGCGGGCCCACTGCCACCAGCCCATGGCCAGCGCGTGGCGTGCGTCCACGCTGTCCGGCGCGAGCCTCAGCGCCTCCTTCGCCGCGTCGAGCGTGCGCAGCAGCAGGGGCTCCACCTCGCCACCGCCGCTGACGCGCACCTGGGCGAGGCGCCGGTGGAGCCGGGCCTCCAGCACCCAGGTGTCCGCCTCGTCGGGGGCCGCCGTCCGCGCGCGCTCCACGGCCTCCAGGCCCCGCGTGTACGCGGGCAGCACGTCGCCCTGTCCGGACACCTCCAGCAGCAGGGCCTCTTGCTCCAGCTCCGCGCGGGCCCGGTGGACGGCGGACACGCTGCGGCCGATGTTCGCCGCCGCGTCGTAGGCCCGGCGCCCGGCCTCCAGGTCGTCCCGGGCCGCGTCGCGCTCGCTCGCCAGGGCGTGGCGCACGGCGCGGGCGAGCAGGATGTCGCCCCGGAGCTGGGGCGCTTCGTGGAACCACGGCAGCCGCGAGCCCAGCGCGTCCAGCGCCTTCAGCGCCTCCTCGAAGCGGTCCTCGTGGAAGGCGCGCAGGGCTTCGGCGTACTCGGGCGCGGGCAGCTCCGCGCCCTGGCTCCGCTTCAGGAAGTCCAGCGCCGGGTCGCGAGAGTGGACCTGGGCCTCTCTCTGTTTCGCCGCGCGCTGGGTGGCATCCGGGATCCGGTCCGCCTCCAGCCGCTCGTGCTGGTAGCGGCGGCCCAACACCCGCGCGAGCGCATACGCCACGCGAGGTTCGTGGAACCCGGTGGCCCAGGCCGCCTCCAGGTGCGTGCGCGCGGCCTCCGCGTCACCCAGGGCCAGGAACCCGCGCCCCAGGGCGTAGTGGCCCGGGCCCGCCGCCACGGTGCCCGCTTCGCGCATGGAGGCTTCGATGTCGCGCATGCGGGCGCGCATCGCCTCGCGGTCCCTCCGCGTGTCGTGCAGGGGGGCCTGACCGGAGTAGCGGGCCTGGGCCTCGATGCGCTCCACGCCTTCGGTGAAGCGCCGGGTCAGGGCCTCGCGGCGCGAGACCTCCCGCCGCGCCATCACGCCCTGGCCCACCGTGCCCGCCACCGCGAGTCCGGCGACGCCCGCGACCAGGACGGCCACCCGGTGGCGGGTCACCCACTTGCGGACGCGGTACGCCGGGCCGGTGCGCGCGAGGACCCGGCCGCCGTCGAGGAAGCGCGTGAGGTCGTCCGCCAGCGCCCGCGCGGACCCGTAGCGCCGCGAGCGGTCCTTCTCCAGGCACTTGAGGACGATGGCCTCCAGGTCCGCGGGGAGGGTCGGGTCCAGGTCGCGAGGACGGCGGGGCTCCTGGGTGGAGATGCGGCCGAGCAACTCCAATCCATTGGCGCCAGTGACAGGAGGTTGGCCGGTGAGCAGGTGATAGAGGGTGGCGCCCAGGCTGTAGACGTCCGCGCGGCGGTCCAGGCGGGCGACCTCGCCCCGGGCCTGCTCCGGCGCCATGTACTGGGGCGTGCCCAGCACGGTTCCGGTGGCGGTGGCGCCATCGCCGCCGGTCCAGTCGCGAGCGAGGCCGAAGTCCATCACGTATGGGTGGAGGGCGCCGTCCTCGGCGCGTTCGACCAGGATGTTGGAGGGCTTGAGGTCCCGGTGAATGAGTCCCGCGAGGTGGGCGGCGTGCACGCCCAGCGTGGCGTCGCGCAGCACGAGCGCCTTCTGCTCCACGGACAGGGCGCCGGCCAGGGTGTGCAGCGGCGCTCCCGCGACGTATTGCATGGCGATGTACGCGCGCCCCTGGACCTCGCCGACCTCGTACACGCGGCAGACGCGCGCGTGGTCGACGCGGGCCTGGGCGCGGGCCTCGGAGATGAAGCGGCGCGACAGCTCCGGGTCCTCGTCGCGCACGAACTTCAGCGCCACGTCGCGGTGCAGCCGCGGGTCCCGCGCCAGGAAGACGCGGCCCATGCCGCCCTGCCCGAGGAAGCGCAGGGGCTGGTAGCGCTCCCAGTGTGGCACCGGGAACGCGGGCCCGTCTCCACCCGGGGGCGGCGCACCGCCCGGAGGGAGCGTGTCCTCCGAAGTGGCGGGCCGTGGCGCGTTGTCGTGCGGAGGTCCAGCCTCGCCTGGAGAGGGTGCGGCGCCGGGAGTGGCGGGCTGGGCCCGGTCGTGCGGGCCTTCGCCGCTGTCCGGGGGGAGTGAGGGCCGCGAGCCGTCGTGCGGGCGTTCACCGTTGAAGGGAGGGCTCGCGGGAGGCGGCGTCTCGGTCCCTGCTTCCAGCTCCTTGCGCAGCGACGTGAGCGAGCCGGGCGTGAGCCGCCCCCGCTTCACGAGCAGCTCGAGCGGAGAGGCGCCGTGCCGCGCGGCCTCCTCACGCAGGGCGTCCACCTCTTCGCGGGAGAGCAGGCCCTCGGCCAGGGCCAGCCGCAGCTCCGCTTCGTTCGACTCAAGCACGCAGGGATGCTCCCATCGCGGGCAGCGTAGCGGAGGCTCCGCCCGCCACGCACTCACGCCAACGGCGGGTCCCCCTGCGTCCGTCGCGGCGCGGCTTGCGGCGCCCCGCCGCCTGTTCCCAAGATGCGAGCATGAGCTCCACGTGGGTCCTGGAAACGCCGCCGCCGCCGCCCGATGCGCGCATCGCCTATGGCGAAGCGCCGCAGCAGTTCACGGAGCTGCGCCGGCCGAAGGGCAAGGGCCCGCACCCGGTGGTGCTCTTCGTCCACGGCGGCTTCTGGCGCGCGGAGTACGGCCTGGAGCACGCGGGCCACCTGTGCGCGGACCTGACGAAGCGCGGCTTCGCGACGTGGAGCGTGGAGTACCGGCGCGTGGGCCATGACGGCGGCGGCTTTCCCGGCACGCTGGAGGATGTCGCCTCCGCGGCGGATCACCTGATGGACGCCGCGCCGTCGCTGGGGCTGGACCTGACGCGCGTGGTGGCGATGGGCCACTCCGCGGGCGGGCACCTGGCGATGTGGCTGGCCGCGCGGCACCAGCTGACGGCGAGGCAGCCCCTCTACCGCGACGCGCCCCTGAAGCTGAAGGGCGTGGTGTCCCTGGCCGGGGTGCTGGACCTGGCGCGGGGCGCGGCGCTGGACCTGGGCCAGGGCATCGTGAAGACCTTCATGGGGGGCACGCCGGAGCAGGTGCCGGAGCGCTACGCCGTCGCGTCACCCTCCGCGCTCCAGCCGCTGAAGCTGCCCCAGGTCCTGGTGCACGGCTCCGAGGACGACACCGTGCCCCTTCAGATCAGCGAGGCCTTCCACGCCCGCGGCCTCCAGCAGAAGGACCCCGTGCACCTCGTGCCGCTGAAGGGCGCGGGCCACTACGAGCTCATCGACCCGCGCTCGAAGGAGTGGCCCCGCGTGGTGCAGGCGGTGCGGACCCTGCGCTGAGCGCGGGGCCCGCGGCGCCGCGGGTGCTCTAGAAGAGGTTCCAGAGGTACTGGTTCGTCACCTCATGGTGGAACTGGATCTCCGCCTCCTTCACGCGCGTGCCCAGCTGCTTGGGGCACCGGTCCGCGGAGCCCACCTTCAGCTCCGCGTACTTGCCCTGCACCTGCTCACCCAGCGTCTGGGCGATGAACTGGCTGCCCTTGAAGAAGCGGATCGCGTCGTAGATGTTGTCCGGCAGGAAGCGGGTGCGGCTGCGCTTGGTCTCCGCGTCCTCCTGCGGCGCGGGGCCCTCCAGGCCGGTCTTCAGGAGCGTGAAGAGCACCATGTAAGGGTTCGCGTCCGGGGCCACCGAACGGCACTCGATGCGCGCGCTGCGCTCGTTGCCGAACGGGATGCGCACCATGGCGCCGCGGTTGTTCGCGGAGGCCTTGATCTGATTGGGCGCCTCGTAGTGCGGATCCAACCGGCGGTAGGAGTTCACGCTGGAGTTGAGGACCAGGCAGATGTCGTTGGCGTTGTTCAGGAGGCGGTCGATGAACTCCCAGCCCATCCCCGACAGGTTGTCCTGCCCGCCCTTGTCGTAGAACAGGTTCTTGTTGTTCTTCGACAGCGACATGTTGATGTGCATGCCATTGCCATTCACGCCCGTGACGGGCTTGGGCAGGAAGCTGGCCGTCAGCCCCTGCTGCGCGGCCACCTGGCGGCAGAGCAGCTTGTAGAGCTGGATCTGATCCGCGGCGATGAGCGCCTCGCTGTACGAGAAGTTCATCTCGAACTGGGAGGGCGCGACCTCCGGGTGGTCCTTCTCGTTCTGGAAGCCCATGGCGCGCTGCGCTTCCGCGGCCTTGTCGATGAAGGTGCGCAGCCCGTCGCCCGGCAGCGCGTGGTAGTAGCCGCCGATGGAGATGAACTCGAACTTGCCCTCTTCGTGGTAGTGGCGCTCGGCGTCACGGCTCTTGAAGAGGAAGCCCTCGATTTCGGGCGCCGCGTGGAACACGGTGCCGTCCTTCTGGAACAGCGCCTCGGTGGCCCGCTTGAGCTGGCCGCGCATGTCCGAGTGGTACGGCGTGCCGTCGCGCTCCAGCACCTCACAGAAGGCCAGCACCTTGCCGGGGCCAAAGATGTCGGAGGGCAGCCAGTAGAACGCGCTCCAGTCCACGTTCAGGCGCAGGTCGCTCTCCGCCTGCGCGGAGAAGCCGCGGATGGAGGAGCCGTCGAACGTGAGGTTGTCCGC
Protein-coding sequences here:
- a CDS encoding zinc-dependent alcohol dehydrogenase family protein, with protein sequence MNVYEIRGAFGLENLTRAGRPDPTPGPFQVRVRVKATSLNSRDLMMVEGRYNPRQKLPLVPNSDGAGVVDAVGPGVTRVKPGDRVMTLFAQAWQAGEPTKAIVGTTLGGPLDGALADTVLLHEDGVVPTPAYLSDEEAATLPCAAVTAWSALVTQGGLKAGDTVLVQGTGGVSIFALQIARLFGARVIVTSSRDDKLERALKLGAQEGINYRTTPDWEKAVRTLTGGVGVDHVVEVGGAGTFERSLKAVRVGGTVSVIGVLSGGAGTVSLIPILMQNLRVQGVLVGHRESFEALTRAFALNDIHPVVDRVFPFAEARAAFEHMKQGAHFGKIVIRVG
- a CDS encoding DoxX family protein — its product is MDTPLPASSSATEASPKKKSLTRHLPTVARVFMGLIFFVFGLNGFLEFIPQPPMDPADPAVAFGIAMKATGFLFWLVKGTETVVGALLLTNRFVPLALALIAPVIVNIFLTHAFLAPAGLGLAVVLLVSELFLAWSYRAVYRPMLALRVSPGA
- a CDS encoding DUF2378 family protein translates to MPTLERLVFQQSFEGLIRALGDRLDEPCARQLREAGIDPRGKLAVAYPLEVWVESLKLAASVLAPTASLDDGAEVVGRRFLEGYGATLIGSALLAGVRLLGPHRMLERMTRNLRTGTNYLEARLEQTGPTRYVLTCRPVVISGFYRGLFAAGLEMSGARGASVVLMRSAGDAAVYDLSWLPERAAGKPPETKAPAPKGPEPRT
- a CDS encoding S28 family serine protease yields the protein MKRFPRRPSLLALALALGLQACGGPEAAPEAAVPNAVEESQTRVRAQDAAPDILTQLQAIPGLAVLEAASPAPGVRFFLMSYDQPADHWHPNGARFLQRMTLLYRSAEAPMVLASTGYGISPFFSQYEPTRLLGGNQLLMGHRFFEPSGPTPADWKLLSIEQAAADHHRVVQAFKPLFPGKWISTGGSKGGMASVYHRAFYPNDVDATVAYVAPNSYGTKDPRYVRFLAKLGTPECREKIRVFQRETLERRAEVEPRFVETTQAQGLTYNMLGVDKALEFTVLEFAFAFWQYGDASLCDAIPARGGPAQDIVDFLDWVVGLSYMSDSDSEYYAPYAFQAATQLGSYDSEERHLRGVQRYPGQYVPSALVPFDMTPYRFNPFAMPLIEGWVKAFGQRMLFIYGENDPWSTGAFSVRASNDSYRFYVPGGNHGSGISQLPSAERAVALARLRDWAGLPPASAAAMEQRSLAVSSGEELVTTGAVDRRRGPPATDVSGAFGRP
- a CDS encoding sigma 54-interacting transcriptional regulator, with product MPHDPFADVSTAAMQERGGPRSAPRAIPALTVVSHPVPRRVGERSVLDAVAAGRTVALSRNGPDFAKPGSALGLPLADPFVSRKPLELSALPDGGVRLRVPEDGTHVAVAGALLQGTRDFGPAEVAEGVALELAGRVVLLLHQVELDGEGVGDTLGMVGESAGLRRLRRHIERVADLDVSVLIRGETGTGKELVAQAIHRLGSRRAGRFVSVNLGAIPKELAAAELFGSHKGAYSGATRDREGFFRAAHGGTLFLDEVGEAPAEVQVMLLRVLETGELYPVGASQPVAVDVRLIAATDAHLEAQIRDGRFKAPLLHRLAGYELRVPSLRERREDLGRLFFHFAREELAALGDVGRLDTEDPHAEPWLPAPLASRLVRAAWPGNIRQLRNLTRQLVIGGRGQALLQADPQLDEALGGPDVPVPTTPGARGEATTGPAPDARGMPGDAAKAPEAREPGVPRRKPSQVTEAELLAALRASAWDLKAAADALGIPRPSVYDLIDKSPNLRTAGDLDAEEIARCFEACGGDLDAMVRTLEVSKRALGRRLKELGLSAKGP
- a CDS encoding TonB family protein produces the protein MLRIPTPAAVVLTLALASGALAAANGSPQLQTYFQGSLDSPTYQQQTFQRVAKAWKQPGPKGTPALGKKTIVQAILDKDGKLLSTAILTESGSKAWDAAALAAVKKAAPFPPLPKSATAPTLEAHFHFAWVSPPG